The Lutibacter sp. A64 genome segment TATTGTGAATTTCACTAAACAACGGACTAGCATTTTTAGTTAATATAGTATAAGTAACAATATTTTCAACAACTGTATAAATTCCCGCTAAGCCAATTATAGCGTCATCTTTATGCTTAATATGTATGGGATATTTTTTTTTATTGTATTCGTGAGGTTCAAAAAAACCAGTTACAGGTATAATACAACGTTTTGTCAATGCAGATTTTTTATACAACCAATAATTAAACAACTTTTCACTTCTAGCATTTAAGCCACTACCATATTTAAGTTGTTGTTTGTAGTACTCTTTTACTTCACTAACTTTTTTGGTAGGTGGCACAATACCCCATGTTGCGGGTATTAAATGTGTTGTTTTTTGTTGAGGTATAATCAACGAGTTTAAATGTTCAAATCCATTATTATGAAAATGAGGTGTATCATAGGTTTCTCTCAATCCATCATCAATCAATTGAACCTTGAATCTATTTTCAACTTTCTTAACTTTTTTAGTATGTGATGTATGAAAGCACATTTTAATAAATAGTAATGATCTCTTTTAATTTTGTAGTATAGCGTGGTGATAATTGTTCTTGCTTCATTTTCCAAGTTCGTCCTAAACTTTGTGAACCAAACTTTACTTTATGACTTCCCAATTCTCTGTTCAATTTATCAATACTTTTCATTAAAGGCAAATGCTTCGCATTTTCTTTAGTAAATAAAGTCATTTGTTTATTTGTTTCAGGTGCAATACCCATAACAACAATACCTGCTTTTTTGTAGTGATAATTTTCTTTATAAATATATTCCAACCCCTCAACAGCATATTTAATTAAATCAATGCTAGAATTAGTTGGATAATGAGTTTTAATAACGATGTTCTTGCTATATTGAGCTAAATCCTTTCTATGGTAATTAGTATGTAAAAACACCATAACAACAGTGCAACAGCTACCTTGTTTACGTAACTTTTCAGCACAACTAACAGCAAAGGTACTTACGCGTTCTTTGATACTATCAAAATCAGTTAACATTCCTTCAAAAGTTCTGGTAGTTGCAATTGCTTTTTTCTTTTGAATAACTTCTAAACCTAAAGTTTCTTTGCCTTCCAATTCGTGTTTTAAACGTAAGCCAACAACACTCATCTGTTTTCTAACAACATCATCGTGTAAATTTGTAAACTGGTATGCAGTTAAAATATTTTTTGCGTGAAGTTTTTGTGAATGTTTCCTCCCAATACCCCAAACATCTTCAACAGCTAACCATTTCAAAGCTTTAATTCTTTTTTCTTCTGAATCAATAATATACACACCTTTGGTTTGTTTTGGAAACTTTTTAGCGATTCTATTAGCTACTTTTGAAAGTGCTTTTGTAGGTGCAATTCCAATACTAATTGGAATGCCTGTTCCTTTGTCAACAGTACGTTTAATAGATTCAGCATAGGTTTGTAAATCAAAATGTTTGTCAAAACCTTTAAACTGTAAAAATGCTTCATCAATGCTATAAATTTCAACATCTGGTGTATAAGTACCTAGTAAAGTCATAACTCTATGACTCATATCTCCATACAAGGCATAGTTTGAAGAAAATACGTGAATGTTGTTCTTTTCAAATGTACTTCTGAATTTAAATGCAGGTGCGCCCATTGGAATGCCCAACGCTTTGGCTTCATTACTTCTTGCAATAACACAACCATCATTATTCGACAAAACAACAATAGGTTGATTTCTCAAATTTGGTCTAAACACACGTTCACACGATGCGTAAAAGTTATTACAATCTACCAATGCGTACATTTAAACAGATTTAATAACAGTTGTTACAATACCCCAAATAATAAAATCATTATCTTCAGTAACTCTTATAGGTTTATATTTTTCATTTTCAGCTACTAGCCAAACACAATTTTTGTCAATGTTTATACGCTTTACAGTAAATTCTCCATCAATAAAGCA includes the following:
- a CDS encoding SOS response-associated peptidase, translating into MCFHTSHTKKVKKVENRFKVQLIDDGLRETYDTPHFHNNGFEHLNSLIIPQQKTTHLIPATWGIVPPTKKVSEVKEYYKQQLKYGSGLNARSEKLFNYWLYKKSALTKRCIIPVTGFFEPHEYNKKKYPIHIKHKDDAIIGLAGIYTVVENIVTYTILTKNASPLFSEIHNKKLRQPLLLSKDLEKEWLNASLTETDIKLLLNESYNDTELDAYAVSKDLFNSSVDSNKSSILERDTTVNIFF
- a CDS encoding Y-family DNA polymerase, translated to MYALVDCNNFYASCERVFRPNLRNQPIVVLSNNDGCVIARSNEAKALGIPMGAPAFKFRSTFEKNNIHVFSSNYALYGDMSHRVMTLLGTYTPDVEIYSIDEAFLQFKGFDKHFDLQTYAESIKRTVDKGTGIPISIGIAPTKALSKVANRIAKKFPKQTKGVYIIDSEEKRIKALKWLAVEDVWGIGRKHSQKLHAKNILTAYQFTNLHDDVVRKQMSVVGLRLKHELEGKETLGLEVIQKKKAIATTRTFEGMLTDFDSIKERVSTFAVSCAEKLRKQGSCCTVVMVFLHTNYHRKDLAQYSKNIVIKTHYPTNSSIDLIKYAVEGLEYIYKENYHYKKAGIVVMGIAPETNKQMTLFTKENAKHLPLMKSIDKLNRELGSHKVKFGSQSLGRTWKMKQEQLSPRYTTKLKEIITIY